The following are encoded in a window of Salmo trutta chromosome 27, fSalTru1.1, whole genome shotgun sequence genomic DNA:
- the LOC115164812 gene encoding nuclear receptor ROR-beta — MRAQIEVIPCKICGDKSSGIHYGVITCEGCKGFFRRSQQNNAAYSCPRQRNCLIDRTNRNRCQHCRLQKCLALGMSRDAVKFGRMSKKQRDSLYAEVQKHQQRILNERQQQTCEAEALARVYSSSLTNGLSTLNHEIGGTYANGHVIELPKGQVNGGATGGYYHGMDSTQPSPDQSGLDLAGIKHIKQEPVYDLTPVANLFNYSTYQDSQLAHSNVSMGELDRIAQNIIKSHLETCQYTADELQQLAWQTHSYDDIKMYQSKTRDVLWQQCAIQITHSIQYVVEFAKRISGFMELCQNDQILLLKSGCLEVVLVRMCRAFNPLNNTVLFEGKYGGMQMFKALGCDDLVSAVFDFAKSLCSLQLTEEEIALFSAAVLISTDRPWLMEPRKVQKLQEKIYFALQHIMQKNHMDEDALAKLIGRIPMLSAVCTLHTEELQAFQQLHPETVNVLFPPLYKELFNPDPNAAITMPK, encoded by the exons CCCAAATCGAAGTTATACCGTGCAAAATCTGTGGAGACAAGTCATCAGGAATCCACTATGGAGTCATCACGTGTGAGGGCTGCAAA GGGTTCTTCAGACGAAGTCAGCAGAACAACGCTGCATACTCCTGCCCTCGCCAGAGGAACTGTCTGATCGACAGGACCAACCGAAACCGCTGCCAGCACTGCCGCTTACAGAAATGTCTTGCACTTGGAATGTCCAGAGATG CGGTGAAGTTTGGCCGCATGTCCAAGAAGCAGCGTGACAGCCTGTACGCCGAGGTACAGAAGCACCAGCAGCGGATCCTGAATGAGCGGCAGCAGCAGACGTGTGAGGCCGAGGCCCTGGCGCGCGTCTACTCCTCCAGCCTGACCAACGGCCTCAGCACCCTCAACCACGAGATCGGAGGCACCTACGCCAACGGCCACGTCATCGAGCTCCCCAAGGGCCAGGTGAACGGTGGTGCCACAGGTGGCTACTACCATGGTATGGACTCCACCCAGCCCTCCCCGGACCAGTCAGGCCTGGACTTGGCGGGCATTAAGCACATCAAGCAGGAGCCGGTGTACGACCTGACCCCTGTGGCTAACCTGTTCAACTATAGCACCTACCAGGACAGTCAGCTGGCGCACAGCAATGTCAGCATGGGAGAGCTAG ATCGTATCGCCCAGAACATTATAAAGTCTCACCTGGAGACCTGTCAATACACAGCAGATGAACTGCAGCAGCTGGCCTGGCAAACACACTCCTACGATGACATCAAGATGTACCAGAGCAAA ACGCGAGACGTGCTGTGGCAGCAGTGTGCCATCCAGATCACCCATTCCATCCAGTATGTGGTGGAGTTTGCCAAGCGCATCTCAGGCTTCATGGAGCTTTGCCAGAACGACCAGATCCTCCTGCTCAAGTCAG gttgTCTGGAGGTGGTCCTGGTTAGAATGTGTCGGGCGTTTAACCCTCTCAACAACACAGTGCTGTTTGAGGGGAAGTACGGGGGCATGCAGATGTTCAAAGCACTAG GCTGTGACGACCTGGTCAGCGCTGTGTTTGACTTTGCCAAGAGTCTGTGCTCTCTGCAGCTCACTGAGGAGGAGATCGCTCTGTTCTCCGCAGCAGTGCTCATCTCCACAG ACCGTCCATGGCTGATGGAGCCCAGGAAGGTGCAAAAGCTCCAGGAGAAGATCTACTTTGCGCTGCAGCACATCATGCAGAAGAACCACATGGACGAGGACGCGCTGGCTAAG ctGATTGGTCGGATACCCATGCTGTCGGCCGTGTGTACTCTCCACACAGAGGAGCTGCAGGCCTTCCAGCAGCTTCACCCCGAGACGGTGAACGTGCTCTTCCCCCCGCTCTACAAGGAGCTGTTCAATCCCGACCCCAATGCAGCGATCACCATGCCCAAGTGA